Proteins from a single region of Shinella zoogloeoides:
- a CDS encoding lipopolysaccharide biosynthesis protein: MAVIQSAERLLPAGLRGKAEPFLRALASDDPRNRAQRMALVTFAIRVVSAAIAFLSQIVLARMMGEFEYGVFVFAWALVVICGDLSCLGFHTTVVRFLPDYAGRNAHAEIRGLISTARVFAMLSSTVLAAVGFLCLWLFHGAFSDYYVIPLFIGLFCMPMIALGDVLDSTARAHSWALVALSPTYIIRPLLILVFMVLAMWLDEPHTAQTAMVAALAATYLTTVVQFINIVRRLGTRYVPGPRKVEISLWIKAALPIFLIEGFSFLLTNSDVLVVGIFLDPESVAIYFAAAKTMALVHFVVFSVKAAAAPRFSALFASGDRAALARFAGETVRWSFWPSLVVGLAVLALGHVLLSLFGPAFTAGHGLMAILLAGILAKALVGPGEVLLTMAGEQRFCVAVYAVALAANVLFNVTLIPLFGLTGAAIATASAMVVEAVLLHIAVRGKLSIILFAFANPVTASLTNGMDHHDR, from the coding sequence ATGGCGGTCATACAGTCGGCGGAGAGGTTGCTGCCCGCGGGCCTGCGCGGCAAGGCGGAACCGTTCCTGCGCGCGCTCGCCAGCGACGATCCGCGCAATCGCGCGCAGCGCATGGCGCTCGTCACCTTCGCCATCCGCGTCGTCAGCGCCGCCATCGCCTTCCTTTCGCAGATCGTTCTCGCCCGCATGATGGGGGAGTTCGAATATGGCGTCTTCGTCTTCGCCTGGGCGCTCGTCGTCATCTGCGGCGACCTGTCCTGCCTCGGCTTCCACACCACCGTCGTGCGCTTCCTGCCGGATTATGCCGGGCGAAACGCCCATGCGGAAATCCGCGGCCTCATTTCCACGGCGCGCGTCTTCGCCATGCTGTCCTCCACGGTGCTGGCGGCGGTCGGCTTCCTCTGCCTCTGGCTTTTCCATGGGGCCTTCTCCGACTACTATGTCATACCGCTGTTCATCGGCCTCTTCTGCATGCCGATGATTGCGCTCGGCGACGTGCTGGACAGCACCGCCCGCGCCCATAGCTGGGCGCTCGTTGCGCTCAGCCCTACCTACATCATCCGCCCGCTGCTGATCCTCGTCTTCATGGTTCTGGCGATGTGGCTGGATGAGCCGCATACGGCGCAGACCGCGATGGTCGCGGCGCTGGCCGCCACCTATCTGACCACCGTCGTGCAGTTCATCAATATCGTGCGACGGCTCGGCACGCGCTATGTTCCGGGGCCTCGAAAGGTCGAAATCTCCCTCTGGATCAAGGCGGCGCTGCCGATCTTCCTCATCGAGGGGTTCAGCTTCCTGCTCACCAATTCGGATGTGCTGGTCGTCGGCATCTTCCTCGATCCGGAAAGCGTCGCGATCTATTTCGCGGCGGCCAAGACCATGGCGCTGGTGCATTTCGTCGTCTTCTCGGTAAAGGCCGCTGCGGCTCCGCGCTTTTCGGCCCTGTTCGCCTCCGGCGACCGGGCGGCGCTGGCGCGCTTTGCCGGCGAGACGGTGCGCTGGAGCTTCTGGCCGTCGCTTGTCGTCGGGCTTGCCGTGTTGGCGCTCGGCCATGTCCTCCTGTCGCTGTTCGGCCCGGCCTTCACGGCCGGTCATGGCCTGATGGCGATCCTCCTCGCCGGCATTCTCGCCAAGGCGCTGGTCGGCCCCGGCGAGGTTCTGCTCACCATGGCCGGCGAGCAGCGGTTCTGCGTCGCCGTCTATGCCGTGGCGCTCGCCGCCAACGTCCTCTTCAACGTCACGCTCATTCCGCTCTTCGGGTTGACGGGCGCCGCCATCGCCACGGCCAGCGCCATGGTCGTGGAGGCGGTGCTCCTGCATATCGCGGTGCGCGGCAAGCTCTCTATCATTCTCTTCGCCTTCGCCAATCCGGTGACGGCAAGCCTTACCAACGGGATGGACCACCATGACCGATAG
- the secA gene encoding preprotein translocase subunit SecA gives MVSLGGIARKLFGSSNDRRVRSYKSRVDAINALEPEIKALSDEALRAKTVEFREQLAAGKTLDDLLVPAFAVAREAAFRVLGLRPFDVQLIGGMILHEKSIAEMKTGEGKTLVATLPVYLNALAGKGTHVVTVNDYLASRDSGLMGKIYGFLGLSTGVIVHGLDDDQRRAAYASDITYATNNELGFDYLRDNMKYERSQMVQRGHFFAIVDEVDSILVDEARTPLIISGPLDDRSDLYTTIDAYIPLLDEADYEIDEKQRSANFSEIGTEKLENLLRQAGLLKGESLYDVENVAIVHHINNALKAHKLFTRDKDYIVRNDEIVIIDEFTGRMMPGRRYSEGQHQALEAKEKVTIQPENQTLASITFQNYFRMYSKLGGMTGTASTEAEEFGNIYGLEVVEVPTNLPIQRIDEDDEVYRTAEEKYKAIIEEIKAAREKGQPILVGTTSIEKSELLAELLKKSGFKDFQVLNARYHEQEAYIVAQAGVPGAVTIATNMAGRGTDIQLGGNVEMRLERELAEMEPGAARDAKRDAIIAEVKKLKEQALAAGGLYVLATERHESRRIDNQLRGRSGRQGDPGRSKFFLSLQDDLMRIFGSERMDSMLQKLGLKEGEAIVHPWINKALERAQKKVEARNFDIRKNLLKYDDVLNDQRKVIFEQRIELMDGENLSEIVGDMRHEVVENLVRLNIPENAYAEQWDVAGLKHGVLEQLNLDLPIDAWAAEEGIDEKDILERLRTAADAAAQDRAERFGPEIMTYVERSVLLQTLDHLWREHIVNLDHLRSVIGFRGYAQRDPLQEYKAEAFELFQALLANLRQTVTAQLMRVELVRQAADAPAPVPPEMEGHHIDGTTGEDDFGEGSGFMAVAVEDRDPNDPATWGRIARNEPCPCGSGKKYKHCHGAFEQA, from the coding sequence ATGGTCAGCCTCGGCGGCATTGCCCGCAAGTTGTTCGGCTCCTCCAACGATCGCCGCGTCCGTTCCTATAAATCCCGCGTCGATGCGATCAACGCGCTGGAACCCGAGATCAAGGCGCTCTCCGACGAGGCGCTGCGCGCCAAGACCGTCGAATTCCGCGAACAGCTCGCAGCCGGCAAGACGCTGGACGACCTCCTGGTGCCGGCCTTCGCCGTCGCCCGCGAGGCGGCCTTCCGCGTTCTCGGCCTTCGTCCCTTCGACGTCCAGCTCATCGGCGGCATGATCCTTCACGAGAAGTCGATCGCCGAAATGAAGACCGGCGAAGGCAAGACGCTCGTCGCGACGCTGCCCGTCTATCTCAACGCGCTGGCCGGCAAGGGCACGCATGTCGTGACGGTCAACGATTACCTCGCCTCCCGCGACAGCGGCCTGATGGGCAAGATCTACGGCTTTCTCGGCCTTTCGACCGGCGTCATCGTGCATGGCCTCGACGACGACCAGCGCCGCGCGGCCTACGCCTCGGACATCACCTACGCGACGAACAACGAACTCGGCTTTGACTATCTGCGCGACAACATGAAGTACGAGCGCAGCCAGATGGTCCAGCGCGGCCACTTCTTCGCCATCGTCGACGAAGTGGACTCGATCCTCGTCGACGAGGCGCGCACGCCGCTGATCATCTCCGGCCCGCTCGACGACCGCTCGGACCTCTACACCACCATCGACGCCTACATTCCGCTGCTGGACGAGGCCGACTACGAGATCGACGAGAAGCAGCGCTCCGCCAACTTCTCCGAAATCGGCACGGAGAAGCTCGAAAACCTGCTGCGCCAGGCAGGTCTTCTCAAGGGCGAGTCGCTCTACGACGTGGAGAACGTCGCCATCGTTCACCACATCAACAACGCGCTGAAGGCCCACAAGCTCTTCACCCGCGACAAGGACTACATCGTCCGCAACGACGAAATCGTCATCATTGACGAATTCACCGGCCGCATGATGCCGGGTCGCCGTTATTCGGAAGGCCAGCACCAGGCGCTGGAAGCCAAGGAAAAGGTCACGATCCAGCCGGAAAACCAGACGCTGGCCTCGATCACCTTCCAGAACTATTTCCGCATGTATTCCAAGCTCGGCGGCATGACCGGCACGGCCTCGACGGAAGCCGAGGAATTCGGCAACATCTACGGCCTCGAGGTCGTGGAAGTGCCGACCAACCTGCCGATCCAGCGTATCGACGAGGACGATGAGGTCTACCGGACGGCGGAAGAGAAGTACAAGGCGATCATCGAGGAGATCAAGGCGGCGCGCGAGAAGGGCCAGCCGATCCTCGTCGGCACGACGTCCATCGAGAAGTCCGAGCTTCTGGCCGAACTGCTCAAGAAGTCCGGCTTCAAGGACTTCCAGGTGCTGAACGCCCGCTACCACGAGCAGGAAGCCTATATCGTGGCGCAGGCCGGTGTTCCCGGCGCCGTCACCATCGCCACCAACATGGCCGGCCGCGGCACGGACATCCAGCTCGGCGGCAACGTCGAGATGCGGCTTGAGCGCGAGCTTGCCGAGATGGAGCCGGGTGCCGCGCGCGACGCCAAGCGCGACGCCATCATCGCCGAGGTGAAGAAGCTGAAGGAACAGGCGCTCGCCGCTGGCGGCCTCTACGTCCTTGCCACCGAGCGCCACGAAAGCCGCCGTATCGACAACCAGCTTCGCGGCCGCTCCGGCCGTCAGGGCGACCCGGGCCGCTCGAAGTTCTTCCTGTCGCTGCAGGACGACCTGATGCGCATCTTCGGCTCCGAGCGCATGGATTCCATGCTGCAGAAGCTGGGTCTCAAGGAAGGCGAGGCCATCGTCCATCCCTGGATCAACAAGGCGCTGGAACGCGCGCAGAAGAAGGTCGAGGCGCGCAACTTCGATATCCGCAAGAACCTCCTGAAATACGACGACGTTCTCAACGACCAGCGCAAGGTCATCTTCGAGCAGCGCATCGAGCTGATGGACGGCGAGAATCTGTCGGAAATCGTCGGCGACATGCGCCATGAGGTGGTCGAAAACCTCGTGCGCCTGAACATTCCGGAAAACGCCTATGCGGAGCAGTGGGACGTCGCCGGCCTGAAGCATGGCGTTCTCGAACAGCTCAATCTCGACCTGCCGATCGACGCCTGGGCGGCGGAAGAGGGCATCGACGAGAAGGATATCCTGGAGCGCCTGCGGACGGCTGCCGATGCGGCGGCGCAGGATCGCGCGGAACGCTTCGGCCCCGAGATCATGACCTATGTCGAGCGCTCGGTGCTGCTCCAGACGCTGGACCACCTGTGGCGCGAGCATATCGTCAATCTCGATCACCTGCGCTCCGTCATCGGCTTCCGCGGCTATGCCCAGCGCGATCCGCTGCAGGAATACAAGGCCGAGGCCTTCGAACTGTTCCAGGCGCTGCTGGCGAACCTGCGCCAGACCGTGACCGCGCAGCTGATGCGCGTCGAGCTGGTGCGCCAGGCCGCCGATGCGCCCGCGCCGGTGCCGCCGGAAATGGAAGGCCATCACATCGACGGCACGACCGGCGAGGACGATTTCGGCGAAGGCAGCGGCTTCATGGCCGTCGCCGTCGAGGACCGCGACCCGAACGACCCCGCGACCTGGGGCCGCATCGCGCGCAACGAGCCTTGCCCCTGCGGTTCCGGCAAGAAATATAAGCATTGCCACGGCGCCTTCGAGCAGGCGTGA
- a CDS encoding peptidylprolyl isomerase: protein MFKYSKLAAVALIAIAAASSNVRAEDAPADPVIAKVGAVEIHESELKLAIAGLDPQLANLPDDQKRVAALSSIIDVKLLAADADKEGLKDSADFKQRLAFLTDRELHNAYFKKHVVDAVTPEEVKARYEKEIAAITPEDEIRARHILVKTEEEAKAIIKDLDAGKDFVEIAKEKSTDPNKSEGGDLGYFSKGRMVPEFEAAAFALEKGAYSKEPVKTQFGFHVIKVEDKRKQQPPALDQVEPQVRQLVMRDKYLELLEKAKAAAPIDIQDATLKTAYDAVNKPVAEGEGEAAPAAEGQQ from the coding sequence ATGTTCAAGTACAGCAAGCTCGCGGCAGTCGCCCTGATCGCGATCGCCGCAGCCAGCAGCAATGTTCGCGCAGAAGATGCTCCGGCCGATCCGGTCATCGCCAAGGTCGGCGCCGTCGAGATCCACGAATCGGAGCTGAAGCTCGCGATCGCCGGCCTCGACCCGCAGCTCGCCAACCTGCCGGACGACCAGAAGCGCGTCGCCGCCCTCTCCTCCATCATCGACGTCAAGCTGCTCGCGGCCGACGCCGACAAGGAAGGCCTGAAGGACAGCGCCGACTTCAAGCAGCGCCTCGCCTTCCTCACGGACCGCGAGTTGCACAACGCCTACTTCAAGAAGCACGTCGTCGATGCCGTTACCCCGGAAGAGGTGAAGGCGCGCTACGAGAAGGAAATCGCCGCGATCACGCCGGAAGACGAAATCCGCGCCCGCCACATCCTCGTCAAGACCGAGGAAGAGGCCAAGGCCATCATCAAGGATCTCGACGCCGGCAAGGACTTCGTTGAAATCGCCAAGGAAAAGTCGACCGACCCGAACAAGTCGGAAGGCGGCGACCTCGGCTATTTCTCCAAGGGCCGCATGGTTCCGGAGTTCGAAGCAGCCGCTTTCGCGCTTGAAAAGGGCGCCTATTCCAAGGAGCCGGTGAAGACGCAGTTCGGCTTCCACGTCATCAAGGTCGAGGACAAGCGCAAGCAGCAGCCCCCGGCGCTGGACCAGGTCGAACCGCAGGTTCGCCAGCTTGTCATGCGCGACAAGTATCTGGAGCTTCTGGAGAAGGCCAAGGCCGCCGCTCCGATCGACATCCAGGACGCCACGCTGAAGACCGCCTATGACGCCGTGAACAAGCCGGTCGCCGAAGGTGAAGGCGAAGCCGCCCCGGCAGCGGAAGGCCAGCAGTAA
- the argJ gene encoding bifunctional glutamate N-acetyltransferase/amino-acid acetyltransferase ArgJ: MSGSISPLAPKTYADMPPLRGVRMATAAAGIKYKNRTDVLMMVFDRPATVAGVLTRSKCPSAPVDFCRANLPGGVARAVVVNSGNANAFTGRKGRESTKMTAEAAAKAIGCSEGEVFLASTGVIGEPLDATKFSGVLDSLAASGTEDFWFEAAKAIMTTDTYPKVATRTAALGGVTVTINGIAKGAGMIAPDMATMLSFVVTDADIPAAVLQSLLSAGVGPTFNSVTVDSDTSTSDTLMLFATGAAATDGQKPVTADDATLDGFRAALNDLLRDLALQVVRDGEGARKMVEITVEGAENDEAAKRIALSIANSPLVKTAVAGEDANWGRIVMAVGKSGEMADRDRLAIWFGDVRVAVDGERDPAYSEAAATAVMKREDIPVRVEIGLGKGRATVWTCDLTKEYVEINGDYRS, from the coding sequence ATGTCCGGTTCGATCTCCCCGCTCGCTCCCAAAACCTATGCCGACATGCCGCCGCTGCGCGGCGTGCGCATGGCGACCGCCGCCGCCGGGATCAAGTACAAGAACCGGACCGACGTGCTGATGATGGTCTTCGACCGCCCCGCGACGGTGGCGGGCGTCCTCACGCGCTCCAAATGCCCCTCCGCCCCGGTCGATTTCTGCCGCGCCAACCTTCCGGGCGGCGTCGCGCGCGCCGTCGTGGTCAATTCCGGCAATGCGAATGCCTTTACCGGCCGCAAGGGCCGCGAATCGACGAAGATGACCGCGGAAGCTGCCGCAAAGGCCATCGGCTGCAGCGAGGGTGAAGTCTTCCTCGCATCCACCGGCGTCATCGGCGAACCGCTCGACGCCACGAAATTCTCCGGCGTGCTCGACAGCCTCGCCGCCTCCGGCACCGAGGACTTCTGGTTCGAAGCCGCCAAGGCGATCATGACGACGGACACCTATCCGAAGGTCGCCACGCGCACCGCCGCGCTTGGCGGCGTCACCGTCACCATCAACGGCATCGCCAAGGGCGCCGGCATGATCGCGCCCGACATGGCGACCATGCTCTCCTTCGTCGTCACCGATGCCGACATTCCCGCCGCCGTGCTGCAATCCCTGCTTTCGGCCGGCGTCGGCCCGACCTTCAATTCCGTGACCGTCGACAGCGACACCTCGACCTCCGACACGCTGATGCTGTTCGCCACCGGCGCCGCCGCGACCGACGGCCAGAAGCCCGTGACGGCCGACGATGCCACGCTCGACGGCTTCCGCGCCGCCCTGAACGACCTTCTGCGCGATCTCGCCCTTCAGGTCGTTCGCGACGGCGAAGGCGCGCGCAAGATGGTGGAGATCACCGTGGAAGGCGCAGAGAACGACGAAGCGGCCAAGCGCATCGCGCTTTCCATCGCCAATTCGCCGCTGGTCAAGACCGCCGTCGCCGGCGAGGACGCCAACTGGGGCCGCATCGTCATGGCTGTCGGCAAGTCCGGCGAGATGGCCGACCGCGACCGCCTCGCCATCTGGTTCGGCGACGTGCGCGTCGCCGTCGACGGCGAGCGTGATCCGGCCTATTCCGAGGCCGCCGCCACCGCCGTCATGAAGCGCGAGGACATTCCGGTGCGTGTCGAGATCGGCCTTGGCAAGGGCCGCGCGACGGTGTGGACCTGCGACCTCACCAAGGAATATGTCGAGATCAACGGCGACTACCGCAGCTAA
- a CDS encoding GNAT family N-acetyltransferase — protein MSDLPKVRRLEAVGFRAWPAATVQYDGSWLCRLTAGHPSRRLNSVNPLDPSDTRDIAIRLEKAAKRFADYGRPLLVRQTPLAPPELIAFMDEAGWANAGRTAVMMADLASLPRDEGLDHLPSRDVGRFVDARIRVAGDDPALKPGLTEIINAIKAEAGLFIFEEPDFGPTAVTIAVQDNDLAGILQLGVAEERRGQGLGTAILHASLRWAKLKGARKAWVQVEADNAAARALYSRAGFKDAYEYSYRGPNAA, from the coding sequence ATGAGCGATCTCCCCAAAGTCCGGCGGCTCGAGGCCGTCGGTTTTCGTGCCTGGCCGGCGGCCACGGTTCAGTATGACGGAAGCTGGCTCTGCCGGCTGACCGCGGGCCACCCCTCGCGCCGGCTGAACTCGGTCAACCCGCTCGACCCGTCCGATACCCGCGACATCGCGATCCGCCTTGAAAAGGCGGCAAAGCGCTTCGCCGATTACGGCCGGCCGCTGCTCGTGCGCCAGACGCCGCTTGCGCCGCCGGAGCTGATCGCCTTCATGGACGAGGCCGGCTGGGCGAATGCCGGCCGGACCGCCGTCATGATGGCCGACCTCGCCAGCCTCCCGCGCGACGAGGGCCTCGATCACCTGCCGAGCCGCGATGTCGGCCGCTTCGTCGATGCGCGCATCCGCGTGGCCGGCGACGACCCGGCGCTGAAGCCCGGCCTTACCGAGATCATCAACGCCATCAAGGCGGAAGCCGGCCTCTTCATCTTCGAGGAACCCGACTTCGGCCCGACCGCCGTGACGATCGCCGTGCAGGACAACGACCTTGCCGGCATCCTCCAGCTCGGCGTCGCCGAAGAACGGCGCGGACAGGGCCTCGGCACCGCCATCCTGCATGCCAGCCTGCGCTGGGCCAAGCTCAAGGGCGCACGCAAGGCCTGGGTGCAGGTCGAGGCGGATAACGCCGCCGCCCGCGCGCTCTACAGCCGCGCCGGCTTTAAGGACGCCTACGAATACAGCTACCGGGGACCGAACGCGGCATGA